The Spirosoma foliorum genome has a window encoding:
- a CDS encoding GMC oxidoreductase — protein sequence MNNISIPPGKKFDAIVVGSGISGGWSAKELCEKGLNVLLLERGRMVEHVKDYHTATMNPWDFPHHNQAMPLDLLKKYPVQNRTGFSITEATHQYFVNDLENPYVEEKPFDWIRGYQVGGKSLMWGRYSFRFSDLDFEANAKEGIATDWPIRYKDIAPWYDYVEKFAGIAGNRDGLPHLPDGQFQPAMPDNCMEAHLRKTVNEKFPDRKVISARAAHLTAPTQEQMNLGRAKCQYRNLCMRGCPYGAYFSTQSATLPAARRTKRLTVRPHSIVNSIIYDEKTGRATGVRVIDEQTHQWHEFQASIIFLNASALGSTYILMNSKSKRFPNGMDDSGQLGRNLMDHHFHVGAHADYDHDLDKYYYGRHPAGLYIPRFRNLPNQEKQAFKRGYGFEVYTNRENWDHAYHEEGFGADFKEKATQFGTWKITLDAFGECMPYEDNRVYLTDEIKDKWGQPVLKMDVHYRENETLMRKDAHDQAIQMLEKSGFSNIKGFDSQAHPGLSIHEMGTARMGTSPKNSVFNKFNQHHVVKNVFCTDGAAMTSSPCQNPSLTYMALSARAADYAAKELKRGDL from the coding sequence ATGAACAATATATCTATTCCGCCCGGTAAGAAATTCGATGCCATTGTTGTTGGCTCAGGCATTAGCGGAGGGTGGTCGGCTAAGGAACTTTGTGAAAAAGGGCTCAACGTACTGCTTCTCGAACGAGGACGGATGGTTGAGCATGTCAAAGATTACCATACGGCTACCATGAATCCGTGGGATTTCCCGCACCATAATCAGGCCATGCCGCTTGACTTACTGAAAAAGTACCCAGTCCAAAACCGAACAGGGTTCTCGATTACCGAAGCGACGCACCAGTACTTTGTCAATGACCTGGAAAATCCCTACGTCGAAGAAAAGCCGTTTGACTGGATTCGCGGCTATCAGGTAGGGGGGAAGTCGTTGATGTGGGGGCGCTATTCGTTTCGATTCTCTGATCTTGATTTTGAAGCGAATGCCAAAGAAGGCATTGCCACCGACTGGCCCATCAGGTATAAAGACATCGCGCCCTGGTACGACTACGTCGAGAAATTTGCCGGAATTGCCGGGAATCGCGATGGATTGCCACACCTGCCCGATGGTCAATTTCAACCTGCCATGCCTGACAACTGCATGGAGGCCCATCTTCGAAAAACGGTAAATGAAAAATTCCCTGATCGGAAGGTGATTTCGGCACGGGCGGCTCATTTGACGGCACCGACGCAGGAGCAGATGAATCTGGGACGGGCCAAGTGTCAATACCGAAACTTGTGTATGCGCGGCTGTCCGTATGGTGCGTATTTCAGTACGCAATCGGCCACTTTACCCGCTGCTCGCCGAACCAAACGGCTGACCGTTCGGCCGCATTCCATTGTCAATTCAATTATCTATGATGAAAAGACGGGTCGGGCGACAGGGGTTCGGGTCATTGATGAGCAAACCCACCAATGGCATGAGTTTCAGGCCAGTATTATTTTTCTGAATGCGTCGGCGCTGGGTTCTACGTATATTTTGATGAATTCCAAGTCGAAGCGCTTTCCGAATGGTATGGACGATAGTGGGCAACTGGGCCGCAATCTGATGGATCACCATTTCCATGTGGGTGCCCACGCCGATTATGACCACGATTTAGATAAATACTACTACGGTCGGCACCCGGCAGGACTCTACATTCCGCGCTTCCGAAATCTACCGAATCAGGAGAAACAGGCTTTCAAACGAGGCTACGGCTTTGAGGTATACACAAACCGTGAGAACTGGGATCATGCCTACCATGAAGAAGGTTTTGGCGCTGATTTTAAGGAAAAAGCGACGCAATTTGGCACCTGGAAAATTACCCTCGATGCCTTCGGCGAATGTATGCCTTACGAAGATAATCGGGTTTATCTGACCGATGAAATCAAGGATAAATGGGGCCAGCCCGTCCTGAAAATGGACGTTCATTATCGGGAAAACGAAACTCTCATGCGGAAGGATGCTCATGATCAGGCCATTCAAATGCTGGAAAAATCGGGGTTCTCGAACATAAAAGGTTTCGACAGTCAGGCGCATCCGGGTCTAAGCATTCATGAAATGGGCACGGCTCGCATGGGAACCAGCCCGAAGAACTCAGTCTTTAACAAATTCAATCAGCACCACGTTGTCAAAAACGTATTCTGTACGGATGGGGCTGCCATGACCTCGTCGCCTTGTCAGAATCCATCGTTAACCTATATGGCGCTCTCCGCCCGAGCGGCAGACTATGCGGCAAAAGAGTTGAAACGGGGGGATTTATAA
- a CDS encoding glycoside hydrolase family 2 protein, protein MQHTKFNILLLLVGLTFPTFAQYTIRDPKAIPLHGQWSFAMDPQAVGEKANWYREDAPLGRWDKVTVPHCFSVDPRYQFYTGTVWYRRTFPWKPTSGKRVILHLDASYYETTIWINNQKVGTHEGGYTPFQFDITSYVKTKQTDGSDNTIAISVNNNTWGVGTVPGGKDNNEPNDPFPGWINYGGLIRPIYITVEPEVYAENVKIDAVPDLAKGTAMLKIKTRIRNASGQSITPKLAFRVEQNGKPITLVWKQTSGNVAANQTAVLEAETSLKAADVKLWSLDQPTLYEVQVSTATDTVQTHFGIRKVEVRNAQLLLNGQPIKVAGGNRVVDHPGLGSLEPDWLVEKDMRLMKEAGMELHRLTHYTPSETIYDWADRNGMLIISEAGNWQLTPRQMDNDTIRTKFRQQFREMAERDWNHPCIIAYSVGNEYLSEQPAGQRWTKDMIAYARELDPTRLYTFASMRLNTLPKKPEDEASQYCDFISTNTYGNHTNVLKHIHSLYPDKPIFISEYGTRADGKDGEAGQVTHIEKFLADVRQLPYVIGASWWSFNDYLSRHHGTNADGTRPWGLVRWDRSKRPLYLAHQAGMAPVTIEKISWETGSEGVHTLKLRITARKDFPAYALKNYSLKTDTRTIPIPDLQPGQQADLSIPVRGFDKTLSVEIMKPTGFSILIQTIDLTNDTRTSSR, encoded by the coding sequence ATGCAACATACAAAATTCAACATACTATTATTACTGGTAGGACTGACGTTTCCCACCTTCGCCCAGTACACCATTCGCGACCCGAAAGCCATTCCACTCCATGGGCAATGGTCGTTTGCGATGGACCCTCAGGCAGTTGGCGAAAAGGCGAATTGGTATCGGGAAGATGCACCACTAGGCCGCTGGGATAAAGTAACGGTTCCTCACTGTTTCTCGGTTGATCCCCGTTATCAGTTTTATACCGGAACAGTCTGGTACCGCCGGACTTTCCCCTGGAAACCAACTTCGGGCAAACGGGTAATCCTCCATCTCGACGCTTCATATTACGAGACAACCATCTGGATCAACAACCAGAAAGTGGGTACGCACGAAGGTGGCTACACCCCTTTTCAGTTCGACATAACCAGCTATGTAAAGACGAAACAAACCGATGGTTCAGATAACACGATTGCTATTTCAGTAAACAATAATACCTGGGGAGTGGGCACGGTACCCGGTGGTAAAGACAACAATGAACCTAATGACCCCTTTCCAGGCTGGATAAACTACGGTGGCTTGATTAGACCTATTTACATAACCGTCGAGCCTGAAGTTTATGCAGAGAACGTAAAAATTGACGCGGTACCGGACCTTGCAAAAGGCACGGCTATGTTAAAAATCAAAACCCGGATTCGTAATGCGAGTGGGCAATCCATTACACCAAAACTGGCGTTTCGAGTGGAGCAAAATGGCAAACCCATTACGCTTGTCTGGAAACAAACGTCCGGTAATGTAGCCGCGAACCAAACAGCCGTTTTGGAGGCAGAAACCTCTCTGAAAGCAGCCGACGTAAAACTGTGGAGCCTCGACCAGCCTACCTTATACGAGGTCCAGGTTAGTACGGCTACCGACACCGTCCAAACCCATTTCGGCATTCGCAAAGTGGAAGTTCGGAATGCCCAATTACTGCTGAATGGGCAGCCGATTAAAGTAGCAGGGGGTAATCGTGTTGTCGATCATCCCGGCCTGGGTTCGCTGGAACCCGACTGGCTGGTTGAAAAAGATATGCGCCTGATGAAAGAAGCGGGCATGGAGCTTCACCGACTAACCCACTACACGCCTTCTGAAACCATCTACGACTGGGCCGACCGCAACGGGATGCTGATTATCAGCGAAGCTGGAAACTGGCAGCTGACGCCGAGGCAGATGGACAATGATACGATCCGCACGAAATTCCGGCAGCAGTTTCGCGAAATGGCCGAGCGCGACTGGAATCACCCCTGCATCATTGCCTATAGCGTAGGCAATGAATACCTCTCCGAACAACCCGCCGGGCAACGCTGGACGAAAGACATGATCGCCTATGCTCGTGAACTCGACCCAACACGGCTGTACACCTTCGCGTCGATGCGCTTAAATACATTACCCAAAAAGCCTGAAGATGAGGCCAGTCAATATTGTGATTTCATTTCGACCAACACCTATGGTAATCACACAAACGTATTGAAACACATCCATTCTCTCTATCCTGACAAACCAATTTTTATTAGTGAATACGGCACGCGCGCTGATGGTAAAGATGGCGAGGCTGGTCAGGTTACCCATATCGAAAAGTTTCTCGCCGACGTCCGGCAATTGCCTTATGTGATTGGGGCTTCCTGGTGGTCGTTTAACGATTATCTGAGTCGCCATCATGGCACCAATGCCGATGGCACTCGCCCGTGGGGATTGGTCCGCTGGGACCGCTCCAAACGTCCCCTCTATCTGGCTCACCAAGCCGGTATGGCTCCCGTCACCATTGAGAAAATCAGTTGGGAAACCGGTAGCGAAGGCGTGCATACCTTAAAACTGCGCATCACAGCCCGAAAGGATTTCCCAGCTTATGCCCTTAAAAATTACTCCCTAAAAACTGACACCCGAACCATTCCTATCCCTGACCTTCAACCTGGCCAACAGGCCGATCTAAGCATTCCGGTACGTGGTTTCGACAAAACATTATCTGTGGAAATTATGAAGCCGACCGGTTTTTCTATTCTCATCCAAACGATTGATTTAACGAATGATACGCGAACAAGCAGCCGATAA
- a CDS encoding sodium:solute symporter family protein, producing MNTTIDTAVIVIFSAFVLGIGMLFARTGRNLKSFFAGGEAVPWFIGGLSLFMSFFSAGTFVAWGSIAYKHGWVAITIQWTMCIGALVTGLYLAPRWKQTGALTAAEFIRARLGTTVQKAYIFIFTLVSLFIKGSVLYPVAKLVSSSLNLPLVPCTIGLGFFMIAYTAVGGLWAVMVTDILQFVVLSAAVFILLPLSLDKVGGLDGFVKAVPDDFFNLLNGEYTFGFIAAFVIYHICYIGGNWTFVQRYTSVDSPKSARKVAFLFAGLYLISPVIWMMPPMIYKAINPSLTGLDTENAYLMICKLVLPPGLLGLMLTGMYFSTSASANTALNVVSAVFTNDIYKGLINPAASDKKLIRVARGSSWVFGLGMIGIALMVPAAGGIVEVVLSISSISGGPLLAPPLWALFSKRLTSRATLWVTGIGLTVNLFFKILTPLLFHFKLTRGTETIIGVGLPLLILLGYELWARSKDVTASEYYQYLIARQQKRDDAQAESPEEALAIRKQNRFGLQVIAGSLVFTAFMLGGLSTFASVGGGITACLGGVVLLAALIPYRASQRVQLTAESHQSEKFITTNP from the coding sequence ATGAATACAACCATTGATACCGCCGTCATCGTCATTTTCTCTGCCTTTGTGCTGGGAATCGGGATGTTGTTCGCCCGAACGGGCCGGAACCTAAAGTCCTTCTTTGCAGGTGGGGAGGCCGTGCCTTGGTTTATTGGCGGCTTGTCGTTGTTTATGAGCTTCTTCTCGGCGGGCACGTTCGTGGCCTGGGGCTCCATCGCCTATAAACACGGCTGGGTGGCCATTACCATTCAGTGGACCATGTGCATCGGTGCGCTGGTAACTGGACTCTATCTGGCTCCCCGCTGGAAACAAACGGGTGCTTTGACGGCTGCTGAATTCATCCGTGCCCGTTTGGGAACGACCGTTCAGAAGGCGTACATCTTCATTTTTACACTGGTCTCGCTCTTCATTAAAGGCTCGGTACTTTATCCGGTAGCCAAGCTGGTTAGCTCGTCATTGAATTTACCGCTCGTACCCTGCACAATCGGGTTAGGCTTTTTCATGATTGCTTACACGGCGGTTGGGGGTTTGTGGGCCGTCATGGTTACAGATATATTGCAGTTCGTAGTACTATCAGCAGCCGTGTTTATTCTGTTGCCGCTTTCGCTGGACAAAGTGGGCGGGCTGGATGGATTCGTCAAAGCAGTACCCGACGATTTTTTCAATCTCCTCAACGGCGAATATACCTTCGGTTTTATAGCAGCCTTTGTCATTTATCATATCTGCTACATCGGTGGAAACTGGACGTTTGTGCAACGCTACACCAGCGTCGATAGTCCGAAATCGGCGCGCAAAGTGGCGTTTCTATTTGCGGGGCTGTATCTCATCAGCCCCGTTATCTGGATGATGCCCCCCATGATTTATAAGGCCATCAATCCATCCCTAACCGGACTGGATACCGAAAATGCCTATCTCATGATTTGTAAACTCGTACTGCCGCCGGGTCTTCTGGGACTGATGCTAACGGGTATGTATTTCTCAACGTCGGCCAGTGCGAATACAGCTCTGAATGTCGTATCTGCTGTTTTTACGAATGATATTTACAAAGGGCTCATCAATCCGGCGGCTTCCGACAAAAAGCTGATTCGCGTGGCTCGGGGTTCATCCTGGGTCTTTGGATTAGGGATGATCGGAATTGCGTTGATGGTACCCGCAGCCGGTGGCATTGTCGAAGTGGTGCTGAGTATCTCCTCTATTTCGGGCGGGCCACTGCTGGCTCCTCCCTTATGGGCTTTATTCTCCAAACGACTTACCAGCCGGGCAACGCTTTGGGTAACAGGTATCGGCCTAACCGTCAATCTGTTCTTTAAGATACTGACTCCTCTCCTATTCCATTTTAAGCTAACCCGAGGAACGGAAACCATCATTGGCGTGGGACTTCCCCTACTGATTCTGCTAGGTTACGAGTTGTGGGCACGCTCGAAAGACGTAACGGCCAGTGAGTACTATCAGTATCTGATTGCCCGCCAGCAAAAACGGGACGATGCACAAGCCGAGTCGCCCGAAGAAGCGTTGGCGATACGAAAACAGAATCGGTTTGGGTTACAGGTTATTGCTGGTTCCTTAGTCTTCACTGCATTCATGCTAGGCGGGTTAAGCACATTTGCCAGCGTGGGCGGAGGGATTACGGCCTGTCTCGGTGGGGTGGTTCTGCTGGCAGCCTTAATTCCTTATAGGGCTTCCCAGCGAGTTCAGTTGACGGCAGAATCACACCAAAGCGAGAAATTCATCACTACGAATCCTTAA
- a CDS encoding FAD-dependent oxidoreductase: MIREQAADKRTLKTIRHDADLIVVGGGLSGVCCAITAARAGIRVVLVQDRPVLGGNSSSEVRLWVLGATSHMGNNNRWAREGGVIDELLLENLYRNPEGNPLIFDTILLEKVVLEPNITLLLNTVVYEVEKSNPETISGIKAFCSQNSTAYDLVAPLFCDASGDGIVGFQAGAAFRMGAERQEEFGEKFAPTEEYGELLGHSLYFYTKDTGRPVRFVPPAYALDDITQIPRYKRFNAQEYGCQLWWIEYGGRLDTVHDTETIKWELWKVVYGVWNYIKNSGQFPESETMTLEWVGQIPGKRESRRFEGDYMLTQQDVVEQRTHPDAVAFGGWSIDLHPADGIFSEKPGCNQWHSKGIYQIPYRCLYSHNVSNLFLAGRIISASHVAFGSSRVMATGAHVAQAVGMAAAVATNNHLLPRDLTEPIHMHVLQQELLKAGQHIPGIELKDENDLAQQAKLSTSSEFVLSELPPDGPLLPLTSSAAQMLPLPVGPVPQITAFVTADQDTTLIVELRRSSKPFNHTPDVTLETVSIPIRKGKQEVHLDFTSQLSEAQYVFVMFMKNEHIQLQYSQLRITGILSVFNKINPAVSNYGKQEPTEDIGVDTFEFWCPERRPAGHNIALRIQPGIRLFSPANVRNGVQRPTNQPNAWVADVRDANPTLTINWPTRQKISRVELRFDTDFDHPLETVIMIHPETVGPFCVQEYVVCNDQQERIYHQAHNHQSSNTIRFEQPIETSSLTIHLKKKDGLAPASLMEVRCYS, encoded by the coding sequence ATGATACGCGAACAAGCAGCCGATAAACGAACGCTGAAAACCATTCGCCATGATGCCGACCTGATTGTTGTTGGCGGAGGCCTGTCGGGCGTTTGCTGCGCCATTACGGCTGCCCGGGCGGGCATCCGGGTAGTGCTGGTACAGGATCGACCCGTGTTAGGGGGCAACTCATCGTCCGAGGTTCGGCTGTGGGTATTAGGGGCTACCTCACACATGGGCAACAACAACCGCTGGGCACGCGAAGGCGGGGTGATCGACGAATTACTGCTCGAAAACCTGTACCGCAATCCTGAAGGAAATCCATTGATTTTCGATACGATCTTGTTGGAAAAGGTGGTCCTGGAGCCGAACATCACGCTACTGTTAAACACCGTAGTCTATGAAGTCGAGAAATCGAACCCCGAGACAATTAGCGGTATCAAGGCCTTTTGCAGCCAAAACAGCACAGCCTATGATCTGGTAGCGCCCCTCTTCTGCGATGCCTCGGGTGATGGCATTGTTGGCTTTCAGGCGGGGGCTGCCTTTCGAATGGGAGCCGAACGGCAGGAGGAGTTTGGAGAAAAATTTGCTCCCACCGAAGAGTATGGTGAACTGCTTGGTCATTCCCTCTACTTCTACACCAAAGACACTGGCCGCCCGGTTCGGTTTGTTCCGCCAGCTTATGCGCTGGATGATATTACCCAAATACCGCGCTATAAACGCTTTAACGCCCAGGAATATGGCTGTCAACTCTGGTGGATTGAGTATGGGGGCCGCTTAGACACGGTCCATGATACTGAAACCATCAAGTGGGAACTCTGGAAAGTCGTGTATGGCGTCTGGAATTACATCAAGAATTCCGGCCAGTTTCCTGAATCCGAAACCATGACGCTCGAATGGGTTGGGCAGATTCCCGGCAAGCGGGAAAGTCGCCGATTTGAGGGGGATTACATGCTGACTCAACAGGACGTTGTTGAGCAACGAACGCATCCTGATGCCGTGGCTTTTGGCGGTTGGTCGATTGATTTGCATCCCGCCGATGGTATTTTTTCGGAGAAACCGGGTTGTAATCAGTGGCACAGCAAGGGTATTTATCAGATTCCGTATCGGTGCCTGTATAGCCATAACGTATCGAACCTTTTCCTGGCCGGACGTATCATCAGTGCTTCACACGTAGCTTTCGGTTCGTCTCGGGTGATGGCTACGGGTGCACACGTTGCGCAGGCTGTTGGCATGGCCGCTGCCGTTGCGACGAATAATCACCTGCTTCCACGAGACCTCACGGAGCCTATACACATGCATGTGTTACAACAGGAATTACTGAAAGCGGGCCAGCACATTCCGGGTATTGAGCTTAAGGACGAAAATGACCTTGCCCAACAGGCAAAATTGTCAACGTCCAGCGAATTTGTACTTAGTGAGTTGCCACCCGATGGCCCTTTGCTCCCACTGACCTCTTCAGCCGCCCAGATGTTGCCTTTACCGGTTGGTCCTGTCCCACAGATAACTGCCTTCGTAACCGCCGATCAGGATACAACGCTAATAGTCGAATTGCGACGCAGCAGCAAGCCGTTTAACCATACGCCTGATGTAACGCTGGAAACGGTGAGCATCCCGATTCGCAAAGGCAAACAAGAGGTCCATCTGGATTTTACTAGTCAGCTTTCGGAGGCTCAGTACGTATTTGTCATGTTCATGAAAAATGAACACATCCAGCTGCAATACAGCCAGTTGCGCATTACGGGCATTTTGTCGGTCTTTAATAAAATCAATCCGGCGGTTTCGAATTATGGGAAACAGGAGCCGACAGAAGACATTGGCGTCGACACGTTCGAGTTCTGGTGCCCCGAACGTCGGCCTGCTGGACATAATATTGCCCTAAGAATTCAACCCGGTATTCGGTTGTTTAGCCCGGCAAACGTTCGAAATGGAGTTCAACGGCCAACCAATCAGCCGAATGCCTGGGTAGCCGATGTTCGGGACGCGAACCCAACCTTAACTATAAACTGGCCTACCCGACAAAAAATTAGCCGCGTGGAATTACGGTTCGACACTGATTTTGACCACCCACTGGAAACGGTCATTATGATTCATCCAGAAACCGTCGGCCCGTTCTGCGTGCAAGAGTACGTTGTCTGTAACGACCAGCAGGAACGTATCTATCATCAGGCGCATAATCACCAGAGCAGCAATACCATCCGATTCGAGCAACCGATCGAAACGAGTAGCTTAACAATCCATTTGAAGAAAAAAGACGGGTTAGCGCCGGCATCGCTGATGGAAGTTCGGTGTTACAGCTAG
- a CDS encoding CPBP family intramembrane glutamic endopeptidase, with amino-acid sequence MKVLWQDLRNHLRIDFRPDLYLATAVWASLLLAANFYFDIEDAYIDSFQGKPIWPVLYFCLYATAYYVSVWLWTHFHHRPDIWRSRDFWLRSGVALISYSIYAGFYAHSEWSRKLFDGQIYVFAYYCLHNLQSVLTIVLPLFLFYKFVDPYASSFYGMAPKRKGLALYAAMLALMIPLITLASFQPDFLQSYPTYHDTNANEFFGVPEWVTALVYELCYGWDFVPTELLFRGFLVIGMSRVLGHGAVLPMVVWYCAIHFGRPLGEAVSSLFGGYLLGVLALSTRSIWGGLLIHIGIAWGMEIAAFLQKATH; translated from the coding sequence ATGAAAGTCCTCTGGCAAGACCTACGCAACCACCTTCGAATAGACTTTCGGCCTGATCTTTATTTGGCCACTGCTGTCTGGGCTTCATTGCTTCTCGCAGCTAATTTCTATTTTGATATAGAAGACGCTTACATCGACTCGTTTCAGGGCAAACCAATCTGGCCGGTTCTCTATTTCTGTCTATACGCAACGGCCTACTATGTCAGCGTCTGGCTGTGGACGCATTTCCATCATCGACCTGATATTTGGCGAAGCCGGGATTTCTGGCTTCGTAGCGGGGTTGCGCTGATTTCCTATTCGATTTATGCTGGTTTTTACGCACACAGCGAGTGGAGCCGGAAACTGTTTGATGGACAGATTTATGTGTTTGCGTATTACTGTCTGCACAACCTGCAATCAGTCTTGACAATTGTTTTGCCCCTATTTCTTTTCTATAAGTTCGTCGATCCATACGCAAGCAGTTTCTATGGAATGGCTCCGAAACGAAAGGGCCTGGCACTCTATGCAGCTATGCTGGCACTGATGATTCCGCTGATTACGCTGGCGTCGTTTCAGCCGGATTTTCTGCAATCGTACCCAACCTATCATGATACCAACGCGAATGAGTTTTTCGGCGTACCTGAGTGGGTAACGGCGCTGGTCTATGAACTCTGTTATGGCTGGGATTTTGTGCCGACTGAACTCCTTTTTCGGGGATTCCTCGTGATTGGTATGAGTCGAGTATTAGGGCATGGAGCCGTGTTGCCGATGGTTGTCTGGTATTGTGCTATCCACTTTGGTCGGCCACTAGGAGAGGCTGTTTCTTCGTTATTCGGCGGGTACTTACTTGGCGTTTTGGCGCTAAGCACCCGAAGTATCTGGGGTGGATTACTTATTCACATCGGCATCGCCTGGGGCATGGAAATTGCCGCTTTCCTACAAAAAGCGACTCATTAA